The Streptococcus oralis DNA window ATGTACTCATATGGCCGACCTTGACTTTGGAAAAATCAAACTCTATGTCGGAAACTACGACTTCTGGAAGGAATCTTCTGAGCTTGCTGCTAAATTGCTAGCAGACCGTAATGCCAAGGCAGAAGAAAAAATTAAGCAATTGCAAGAATTCGTTGCTCGCTTCTCTGCCAACGCTTCTAAGTCAAGACAAGCAACGTCTCGTAAAAAAATGCTTGACAAGATTGAATTAGAAGAAATTGTTCCTTCTAGTCGTAAATACCCATTTATCAACTTTAAAGCAGAACGTGAGATTGGTAATGATCTCTTGACAGTAGAAAATTTAACTGTAAAGATTGATGGCGAAACTATCCTAGACAATATTAGTTTCATCTTGCGTCCAGGTGATAAGACTGCTCTTATTGGACAAAATGACATCCAAACGACTGCATTAATTCGTGCAATCATGGATGACATTGACTATGAAGGAACCGTCAAGTGGGGAGTTACTACTAGCCGTTCTTACTTGCCAAAAGACAACTCGGCTGATTTTGCAGGAGGAGAGTCAATCCTTGACTGGTTGCGTCAATTTGCAAGTAAAGAAGAAGATGACAATACCTTCCTACGTGGTTTCCTCGGTCGTATGCTCTTTTCTGGAGATGAGGTTAACAAGCCTGTAAACGTCTTGTCAGGGGGAGAAAAAGTACGTGTCATGCTTTCAAAACTCATGCTCTTGAAATCAAATGTCCTTGTACTTGATGATCCAACAAATCACTTGGACTTGGAATCTATCTCAAGCTTGAACGATGGATTGAAAAACTTTAAAGAATCAATCATCTTTGCAAGTCATGATCACGAGTTCATTCAAACTTTAGCAAACCATATTATTGTTTTGTCTAAGAATGGCGTCATTGATCGTATCGATGAAACCTATGATGAATTCCTAGAAAATGCAGAAGTACAAGCAAAAGTTAAAGAACTTTGGAAAGATTAAATAAGACTTCAAAACTCAGTTGGGGTAACCAACTGAGTTTTCTATCATTCTACGAGGTAACATGAAATCATTTTTTAAAACATATTGGACCTATTTTGTTTCTTTCATCATTCCTTTACTAATTATGACTGGAGTATATCTAACTCAAGGTATCTACTGGAATAGCAATACATCTCCACTATTAGGAGACGGTTTCCATCAATACGTTATTTTTGATGTAGCTTTACGAAATATTTTACATGGAAATGATAGTTTGTTTTACACCTTTACAAGTGGCCTCGGACTGAATTTCTATGCTCTATCTAGTTATTACTTGGGTAGTTTTCTTTCACCCTTAGTCTACTTTTTTAATCTGTCGAATATGCCAGATGCTGTATATCTAACCACTCTCTTAAAATTTGGATTGATTGGTCTGTCAACCTTCTTTAGTCTAAATAGATTATTTAAAGATATCCCAAAATTTTTAAAACTTGCCTTATCTACTTCCTATGCTTTAATGAGCTTCACTGTCAGTCAGTTAGAGATTAAAACCTGGCTAGATGTTTTTATCTTGATTCCTTTAATTATAACTGGTTTACACCTACTTATAACACAAAAGAAGCGCCTACTATACTTTACAAGTTTGTCAATCTTATTTATTCAAAATTATTATTTTGGGTATATGACAGCATTGTTTCTTATTTTCTGGTATCTCTGCCAAATTTCTTGGGACTTTAAAACTCGAAAATCATCTTTTCTTGATTTTGTTGTTACCTCCTTTTTAGCAGGAATGGCTAGTTTGATTATGACTCTTCCTACACTGTTTGATTTACAAACTCATGGGGAGAAGTTAACTGCCATCACAAAATTAAAAACAGACAGTAGCTGGTATCTGGATATTTTCGCAAAACAATTCATTGGATCTTTTGATACAACTAAGTATGGATCTATACCAATGATTTTTGTTGGATTGCTTCCCTTTATTTTAACCATTCTATTTTTCACAATAAAATCTATAAGGTTTCACGTGAAACTTACCTATGCAATTTTCTTTACTTTTTTAATAACAAGCTTTTACATAGAAGCACTTGATTTATTTTGGCAGGGGATGCATACCCCAAATATGTTTTTGCATCGCTATGCTTGGATTTTTTCCACTCTGTTAATTTATACTGCAGCAGAAGTATTAAATCGTCTGAAAGAACTAAAGCTATGGAATCTATTTGTCTCACTTTTTCTTGTACTAACAGGATTTTTGACCACTGTCTATTTTAAATCACACTATTCTTTTTTAACTGATTTGAATATCCTGCTCACTCTTGAATTTCTACTAGTTTATGCTCTTTTACTTCTTGCAGTCATTAGAAAATTTATCTCTGTAAATCTATTTGCAATTCTTTTGTCTTTATTTATAACGGCTGAGATAAGCTTAAATGCATCATCTCAAATGGAAGGAATAGCTAAAGAATGGGCCTTTGCTTCTCGTAGCGCCTATAATAGAGATATCACCGCTATGGAATCCATTCTAAACCAAATTGACAATTCATTTACACGTACTGAAAAACTGCAAATTCAGACTGGAAATGACAGTATGAAATTTAACTACAATGGAATCTCTCAATTTTCGTCTGTACGAAATCGTTCAGCTAGCACTAGTTTGGATAAACTGGGATTCAAATCCTCTGGAACTAACCTCAATCTCCGTTATGCAAATAATAGTATTTTAGCAGATAGTTTATTTGGAATCCAGTACAATATTTCTGAAACTTCACTTGATAAGTATGGCTTTCAAGAGATTTATCAAAAGGATCATTTAACCTTATATAAAAATCAACTCTCTTTACCCATTGCCTTTGCCACTCAATCTATTTACACAGATGTAAACTTTAACAATCACACTCTAGATAATCAGGCTTTATTTATAAACCAGCTTGCTAATCTCAACTTAGATTACTTCTCCCAAATAGCATCTGATAAAACAGATACTTCATATGGTTTAACCAGCATCACAGGTTCTGCGAATGAAGATGCAAAGATTGATTATCAAATTGAGGTTCCTCAAAATAGCCAAGTCTATCTCTCTTTTTCAAATCTTCATTTTACGAATGATAAACAAAAGAAAGTTGACATCATTGTCAATGGAGAAAAAAAGACTTTTACAATTGACAATGCATTTAATTTCTTTAATTTGGGTTATACTGAAGAACAAAAAAATTTTAATATCAGTGTTAGTTTCCCTGGAAATTCTCAGGTGTCCTTTGAATCTCCAACCTTCTATCGTTTAGATACTCAGGCTCTTACTGAGGCAATTCAAAAGATTAAAGAACAACCTGTAGAAGTATCCACCTCTAAAAATAAAGTCTTTGCTACATATGAAGTAAAACAAGATACCTCTATTTTCTTCACTATTCCTTATGACAAAGGTTGGTCTGCATACCAAGATGGGAAAAAACTTGAAATCAAGCAAGCTCAGACTGGTTTTATGAAAGTTGATATTCCAAAGGGAAAAGGCACCATTACACTTTCCTTTATCCCCAATG harbors:
- a CDS encoding YfhO family protein; the encoded protein is MKSFFKTYWTYFVSFIIPLLIMTGVYLTQGIYWNSNTSPLLGDGFHQYVIFDVALRNILHGNDSLFYTFTSGLGLNFYALSSYYLGSFLSPLVYFFNLSNMPDAVYLTTLLKFGLIGLSTFFSLNRLFKDIPKFLKLALSTSYALMSFTVSQLEIKTWLDVFILIPLIITGLHLLITQKKRLLYFTSLSILFIQNYYFGYMTALFLIFWYLCQISWDFKTRKSSFLDFVVTSFLAGMASLIMTLPTLFDLQTHGEKLTAITKLKTDSSWYLDIFAKQFIGSFDTTKYGSIPMIFVGLLPFILTILFFTIKSIRFHVKLTYAIFFTFLITSFYIEALDLFWQGMHTPNMFLHRYAWIFSTLLIYTAAEVLNRLKELKLWNLFVSLFLVLTGFLTTVYFKSHYSFLTDLNILLTLEFLLVYALLLLAVIRKFISVNLFAILLSLFITAEISLNASSQMEGIAKEWAFASRSAYNRDITAMESILNQIDNSFTRTEKLQIQTGNDSMKFNYNGISQFSSVRNRSASTSLDKLGFKSSGTNLNLRYANNSILADSLFGIQYNISETSLDKYGFQEIYQKDHLTLYKNQLSLPIAFATQSIYTDVNFNNHTLDNQALFINQLANLNLDYFSQIASDKTDTSYGLTSITGSANEDAKIDYQIEVPQNSQVYLSFSNLHFTNDKQKKVDIIVNGEKKTFTIDNAFNFFNLGYTEEQKNFNISVSFPGNSQVSFESPTFYRLDTQALTEAIQKIKEQPVEVSTSKNKVFATYEVKQDTSIFFTIPYDKGWSAYQDGKKLEIKQAQTGFMKVDIPKGKGTITLSFIPNGFVIGAACSLTALLLFGIYNHRRNLSKTEKD
- a CDS encoding ATP-binding cassette domain-containing protein, with amino-acid sequence MLTVSDVSLRFSDRKLFDDVNIKFTEGNTYGLIGANGAGKSTFLKILAGDIEPTTGHISLGPDERLSVLRQNHFDYEDERVIDVVIMGNEKLYNIMKEKDAIYMKEDFSDEDGVRAAELEGEFAELGGWEAESEASQLLQNLNIPEELHYQNMSELANGEKVKVLLAKALFGKPDVLLLDEPTNGLDIQSITWLEDFLIDFDNTVIVVSHDRHFLNKVCTHMADLDFGKIKLYVGNYDFWKESSELAAKLLADRNAKAEEKIKQLQEFVARFSANASKSRQATSRKKMLDKIELEEIVPSSRKYPFINFKAEREIGNDLLTVENLTVKIDGETILDNISFILRPGDKTALIGQNDIQTTALIRAIMDDIDYEGTVKWGVTTSRSYLPKDNSADFAGGESILDWLRQFASKEEDDNTFLRGFLGRMLFSGDEVNKPVNVLSGGEKVRVMLSKLMLLKSNVLVLDDPTNHLDLESISSLNDGLKNFKESIIFASHDHEFIQTLANHIIVLSKNGVIDRIDETYDEFLENAEVQAKVKELWKD